cgtcttttaatatcatggctgcaatcatcgtgtgcagtgattttggagccccaaaaaataaagtcagcccctgcttccactgtttccccatctatttgccatgaggtgatgggaccggatgccatgatcttagttttctgaatgttgaacttttttttttttttttttaactttttaaaaatatttttattaactgaGACAGACCTAAAACCGCAGCTTCTGGAAGAACCATTTGTTCTTGCCCGTCTTGTATCTCTCCTCAAACTTGACCTTTGCCTCTCGTCGGGCCTTGCGTTTGAGAGCAGGGTCTCTGAAGACATCCTTGTTGACAACAGTTTTGTCCAAGGGGATATCCACAGAGTACCTTGTGGGCATGAGGTGATTATAATTATAAACTTTCACAAAAGACTTGATCTTTGACCTCTTGGCAATTTTCTTCTTGCCCATGGCAGCTGTCACTTTGCGGGGATAGCGATCAATTCCAGCAACCAGAGCGTGGCTGTAGGGTCGGTCTGAGGTGCCGTCATCAATGTTCTTCACCATGACCGCTTTGCGTCCGGAGTAGCGACCGGCCAGGACCAGCACCACCTTCCCGGGTTTCATGAACTTGCCCATTTCGGCAGCTACCACTTGGGACTacagcagaaaggaagaaagggcacTTCCGCTAACCTTTCACCCCGGGGAGCGTGATCTCACTTCCTGTCCCGCCTCCTTGGGCTTCTCCCCGCCTCTTCCGTGGCACTTAgatgaatgttgaactttaggccaactttttcactctcctctttcactctcatcaaaagtctctttagttcctctctgctttctgacataagggtgatgtcatctgcatatctgagattactgataattctcctggcaatcttgattccaacttgtcattcatccagcctggcatttcacatgaggttcacatagaagttaaataaacagggtaacaatatacagccttgatgtactccttttcctatttggaaccagtctgtggttccatgtctagttctgtaTAAATCCAGCTGAATTATCTGAGTGTAAATTATGGATATTACTTAGATAACCTAAAGTAATTAACTGTGTGAAGAGAGA
This is a stretch of genomic DNA from Bos mutus isolate GX-2022 chromosome 6, NWIPB_WYAK_1.1, whole genome shotgun sequence. It encodes these proteins:
- the LOC138988311 gene encoding large ribosomal subunit protein eL27-like → MGKFMKPGKVVLVLAGRYSGRKAVMVKNIDDGTSDRPYSHALVAGIDRYPRKVTAAMGKKKIAKRSKIKSFVKVYNYNHLMPTRYSVDIPLDKTVVNKDVFRDPALKRKARREAKVKFEERYKTGKNKWFFQKLRF